One part of the Hippoglossus hippoglossus isolate fHipHip1 chromosome 11, fHipHip1.pri, whole genome shotgun sequence genome encodes these proteins:
- the tac1 gene encoding protachykinin-1: MKLLLLPVLMLLFSIAQVFCEDNDPKAEADYWSSNQIQDGWLSNDPFREILLRMTRKPRPHQFIGLMGKRSMANSQITRKRHKVHSFVGLMGKRSQEQPDSYEWSTVQMYDKRR, translated from the exons ATGAAGTTGCTGCTTTTACCAGTTTTGATGCTTCTTTTCTCTATTGCCCAAGTTTTCTGCGAAGATAACGACCCCAAAGCAGAGGCTGACTACTGGAGTAGTAATCAAATTCag GACGGCTGGCTTTCCAATGACCCCTTCAGAGAAATCCTCCTGAGGATGACACGAAAGCCGCGGCCGCATCAGTTCATTGGTCTGATGGGGAAGAGGTCGATGG CAAATTCACAGATCACCCGAAAAA gGCATAAAGTCCACTCTTTTGTTGGACTGATGGGGAAAAGAAGCCAAGAGCAGCCAG ACTCGTATGAGTGGAGCACGGTACAGATGTATGACAAGCGCCGCTAA